In the genome of Lathyrus oleraceus cultivar Zhongwan6 chromosome 4, CAAS_Psat_ZW6_1.0, whole genome shotgun sequence, the window AGTGTAAATGATACATGCTAGTGAAAATGATACAAGAAAAAATGAGATTTTATCCATCGGTTATTACATAAAATCGAGGTAAACGAATACCTTATGATGAGGATCAAACTCATGACCTTTTAATTTATAACCTCGGTTTTATAAACACCGAGGTGACAGATGATTGCTTTTCATGTTTTCTTTTGTTACCTTGGCTTTGTAGCCGAGAGTAAATGCATTTTATGGTCGATGTTAGatgtgttatttgtagtagtgttGATTCCTATGGACATACTTCTGTTAAATGTTCATCCTTTCCCATTCCTTTGTGAGTAACTTCATTTAGATACTTTTACTCCACATAGCTTTCAATATCCCCATCAAGCTTTATGTTAGTTAGTTTTGCAGAAGTAGTAACAAACTCTATATTGAGCTAATTAGATCTGCCTTCGATGTTGTTTTCAATTTTTGTTTACATTATTTAACCAACAACACAACAACACATACAATTTCAACTCAAAACCTTACAAAAATACATTATATCAATGtagaacaccacaaaaacgccACAAACCAGCAAATCCAATTTTTATATCAACTCTAAAAAATGCTCCAGTTTGTTTCAAAACCACGAACCATCTGCTGCAGAAATCACGTGTTTCAGGTTGCGcataaaaaatgatgaaaaattaTGATTTCGTTACTACGATTTTCTCCATGTTTTCGCTGCCAAATTTTTTGCACCCCTCCAACATGCTTAATAGGCAGGGCCGACCCAGTGCAGATGCAACTTCTGCTATAACACTTAGCCTCAAATTTAGGAGGGcctatttatttttttaattattaaacATAATACATTTTACATATGTGTTTTTTTAAAAACATGTGAAAAATCATAATTTGTTCTTAAAACATATGATTTTATATCAGTTTTTTCAAAAATTCGatataaatatatattttctAAGCCTATTTTTTTATATTAGAACAAAAACTCCGGGTTGATTGACCCGACCCTATTAATAGGCCTTTTATCAAGCTGGTGATATGgttagttttttctttttttcttttcctGATTTTTTAAACTTTTCTTTGTGGCAGTGACAAACTTTTCTAAAACTTAGTAGACTCTAGATACCATGCTGAATGAGAGGAGGAATATGAATAATAAACCGAACACACTATAATATGTAGTGACTATCATATTTATATTAATATGTTAAAATATTAATACACAAGAAAGGCAAATGTGGCAAACCCATATACTTGATTGctatattattataatataactcatattaatttaaaatattagTTACATGATTAACGCATTGATATTTTAGtttgtattttatcatttgaAAAACTTAAAATATACATTTGAGTTTTTTTAACATTGTCTTActttattatttgtaatgtatgTTAATGTTTGTTAGAGTTCGACACATATTTTGAATTCTGAGCAAATTCAGGATTTAAAAAAAGTTATAGGTTTGTAAAAATgaattatttttttattaaaaataactTGATTCTACTACGGACATGGGACAAAATGGGAATATCTGAACCCGTTGGATTTAATTATTCATGTCAGTCAAGTCGGGAAACAAGAATTTATTAGAGGGTCGAGTTTGGGAACGAAAAAGTTAAAAATTGGCCATGTCCAACCTCGTTGTTATGCCTAATTAGTGTTTGATTGTTTTTTTTTGTTACATTCTTTTTGAGACATCTGCTTTTGAACGAGAAGATAACACTAGAAGAAGAATGATAAAACATCGTGAGGTTGTTCGGGGAATGCAATCCAAAACAAAATCAATAGTTTTATGAACTAAATAGCTTATCCCACCCTAATTGGTGGAAAACACTATAAGGAAATCCAAAAATGCCCCTCTGATTCCGAAAATGCATTTCTAGATGCACCTAACTCACACCAAAACACGCACTAACTGAGTTTCACCCTATTTTCCAAAAAATTTAGTCCGGAGATGCATATCCGAACCTACCCCATTAAGGATTTTCCTAAATTATCAACTCCGTGACAAATCTGAAAATGCACTTCTGGATTAGTGAAGTGGGAATTCGAAATATGTCACCTTTGCATGTCAGTGAAAATTCTGGAGATGAATTTCTAGAAATATCAAGAGGAAAATTTAATAAAACAACATCATGCATGTTCTTCTTCTTCATGATCAAACttcaattttctctcaaaatcCTATAAAAAATCTTCCATTCTAAAACACTTTTGCACTCCAAAACTCTGTTATTGTATTTCATCACATCAAAAGGAGCAAAGAAGCTGGAATTTAAGGTAAAATTCATGTATTTCATTCCTCGCTGCTCACATTAATATGATTTTTAAGCTGAAAAAGTTGTGTTACATCCGGAAATGAATTTTCGATTTCTATGCGAGTTCATACGAAAATGCATTTCCGGAATAGTTCGGAGTTCATTTCAACATTTTTTTCatattattttatatatatatttgccTTAAATATGGTGCAGCCTGATGTTATCCCTAAATTTATTGTGTCCACGGATGCCAAACATGTTGATGTTAAGGAGGTAAGTGTTGACAACCAATTTACAAATGGACAAGTGTTTGAGGTTCGTGATCATATGCTTAAATGGATTCACATGGAGGCATCCAAATTAGGGTTTGGTGTTGTAATCAGAAGGTCCAATAATGGTTCAGATAAAACACTTGCATTTGTGACATTGAGATGCGAAAGAAGTGGCAAGTACAAAAATCCTGTCTAGACGTTCAAACGAGATGATATCAGTTTGAGGAAATGTGAATGTCCCTTTAAGTTGTGTGGTTATCTTTTGTATCACTAGAAAAGGCTtaggtttgatgatgatggtgtgaTGAAGGACAGTAAATCCCTATCTCTATCTTGATCAAATGAGAGGTGATACAAGAGATATTTTTGAAAGTCGATGAAAATATGAAACTCCTTATCAAAGAGAAAATGAGGAAGATTTCTTATCTGGAAACCCTAAATTTGAAACCACCGTCTCAACCATAAAAACAAAAGGCGCTCCTAAGAAGGTCAAATCAAGACCGACTGACAATTTAAAGATGTTGTCTCCTTCGtattttgaacatgttggaagAACTTTAAGAATTTTTCAACTACAAAATATCAAAAAAGTGTTTTTAAAGGAGCCCGCATTAGCAACCCACCTCCCTCACCACCTTTACTGAAAATCCAATTCATCGATGAGATGTCGGTTTTATGCATAAATACATTGAATAAATCGACAATGTTGAGGGTGACATAATTGCGGTTTTCAAGATATTTCTGCTTTGCGCAGTAAAGGAGATGAGGATTATACATTTGTCTGCCAACAACTTATCAAAGAGTTAAATGATCATAGAGAATCATACATGCGGCTATACAGGTGTTACCACAAGAAATTGATAGggcatgttgaaggcgtaatcAATGAAAGTGCCTTATGGATTTAAGGATTATAACCCACCAAGGGGAGGTTTGAAAGAAAGCTGAGCCCAAGATAAGCAAGAGCTGGGAAAACCACAAGTTACCAGAAGATGAAACCGACAGAAGAATCATGTTTGGTCGAAATCCGTTCTGTCAACTGAACTGGAGATTGGGACTTAAGAAATTCTTGGTTGTACCACACATAGGAGATGGTGTCGACATACATACCTGAGCGGGAtaagtttgaaattcaaaatgactagcagttacaaggaGAATAAGCGCCAAAATATGGAGCAGTTTTtagatcgtgtggcacgacgtctGTTATTTTTGAGTAGTTTTGCTTGTAGACAGTTTCTTTAGTTTATTATAAATAGGGGATCCCACAGAGGACTCgaggtgttcactttgtaccaaaatcacttgtaaaaaacttcacattcccagcgtgaggaagcaagagtttttaagagtgctatgtacgtgaatcaccacatttacttcaatgcaacttccttatttttcaattgttcccgttgaacactttattttaatttcatttacgTTTGAATTATCGTTTTACGTTGTCGTCTACGTTgtcgacactaattctattacgataatagaattcaccaaaagcgtgttcgttgtgtatgtcttttgaatgttatagtgttgtcggtcacgagtcacccatagtctataacatcatcatttcgtgtggaaaaacctttgcttgttcaatactttgtcagaatccgtttctcacaaagttaatATTCCGTCGAATTGAACGAGTTATCCTGTTACattagcacatgtcttaggatcaactggttgatcctgcaagtaacccttagttttaaggtttagggaggaccagcggttgtttaccaatttccacagtaaacaacaggaaaatgattttttttatgcAATTCATAAATCTCTTATTCCTTGCATTAGTGGACCGACACCAGAATAAAAATTAACGTGCTTTCTGGAAATGTGTCATCTTATAGAAAATGTGTATAATAAGGTATGTATTGATTTAACAAGACATGGTTTCTCGAAAATATTTTCCACTGCACACTACCCCACCTCAAAATCCAACTAATCGTATTATTTGTATTGGATGACTTTCAAAGTCTTGAGACTTTGTTCAAGTTTATTTGAAACCAGGATGCGTTATACCGCTGACATCACCAGAGTGGACAACTCATTCAACAAGGGAATCTAAGACTAAGTCAAATAATTTTTTAGAAAGGATGCAAGAATTTACCAAGTTGAGTCAGATTGAAAAgataatcaaataaaccaaaGGCAAAGGCAAAATCGCCCATAAATATAGATTTAGCCCATTACACATGTTTCAATTCATTTTAGTTTTTATTCAACGATATATTTATGTGGTTAAACATGTTTTGTACGTAATCTTGTATTATTTTTTCATAGATTTCAATTTTTGTTTCAATTTCTAAAATATTTCTCCATTTTCTATTCTAAAACTGATTGTGTTTTTGAAATTGGTTCTGTATGAACAATGTTGGGTGCATCCAAAAATGCATTTCCAAATTCATCctaaatattaaaaaaaaatacaagCAAAGGTTTATTCGAAAATGCATTTCAGGATACACCCTATATTTATAAATTTCACAAAGCGAAGTAAGGTGTATCCGGAAGCACATCTCCGAAATTTCCCTTGGGACATGATTGAATTTATAATGTCCATATTGGGTTAATACTTGTATAAATATGAGTCTCTTATCTcatattttcaagaaaatcacATTACACTAAATTGGGCATATATTGACACGTCGCATTTGTCTACTTCAACGACGTGAATGTCTCAATTGAATTTAAGGTCACTGAGTACACCTCTCTTATAGATCTGAATCCAAATAGGAGAATCTCTTAGAATACCCTGACAATCAAAAAGTTGTCAAACTTGAGTACCGTTCGCCCTCGATTGCCAACGAAAGAAACATTCAATTCAACAAGTCTAAGCTGAAGACGGATGTAGATTTAAGGTTATGTGGACTACATTTCACCATTACAAAATAAAAGGTTTGATCGATCCGGATGCGAAAAATGTGAGATCCATCGAAGATATTTTGAAGATGTTGAAACGTCCTACTTGATGATGAAATGTGTTGTTCGATTTATATTAATGATTATCTATATAATGTTTTTTTTATGTATGTTTTAACAATTATCAATGTTAATTTATCTCCTTGCATTTACTTTGTTTCTGCATTTGTTTCTGCATCTATGTATTAATGTGGTGTGTCTAAAAATACATTTTCAATTATAAAAGtagttttgattttttttattagtgCGGAGAAGCAATACTCTTCTACACCAATCCCCTTTATGAATTACCAAGTAAATTTTATTAATAGATCCAAGAATTAGTTAGCTCAAAAATACCCCATCTAATACACCAAACAAATAACTCAAACAAATAATTCAGGCCGAATTGAAGAAATTCTATCATAAATTTAGCCCAATCAAAATTATATGAGCCAAGTGCAATTTCAATATatatttgtttttgaaaaaatGTCCTTACTATGGACATAGTAGAATCCCACCTTAATATATGTCTCCACAACATAGATTATAAATTATAAAAtgattaaaacaaaaataaaagaacaTTTTTGGGTTTAAAGGGGTAAGCAAGCGTATTAAGTTTAACCTTACAAAAAAATCTGCTGGAGTTGCTTTCTTCATTAGTAGCTAAAATATGACCATGTCTGATAATTCATTTTCCTTAGCATCTCTTAATAATGATTGCACTTTAGAGTAAACTAATTAGCATGTGAAATTGGGATAGAACAAATAATGGATAAACATATATGATAAGTTCAGACACACCAAGTCAAATGAATTCCTGAGGTAATGCTCTCCATTACATTACATCAAAAATAAAACACATTCAAAATGTTTGCAAGTTAGTTTTAAAAATATGGAGTTGCAAGAAATTAATAATGCTATCCATTACATtacataaaaaaataaaacacaTTAAAATATGAACCAAATCATGCCTAAGCTGCAAATGCTAATAATCCTTCATAAGTTCTAACTCCTCTTGATTCAGCTACTATGATGACGTACTTAAtctaaattaaaaaaaaacactTATTTCTTAGTGTTGGTTCTCCCTTTAGCTTGTTTCGTTGCTGACAGTTTATGCATCTTTGATCAACATAGGAGGAGCTTTTTGTGATACAGAAGATGTGGATGGGGGACTTACATTGTTTTGTCCAAACTTGTTCATTTTCTTTATGTGTTTTTTCCCTTTCACATGACCTTCCATCACAGCTTTTGAGAAAGTGCTAATTTCACAAATTTCACACCACAAAGGTTCAACTTTTCTCCTTTTTGTTAATGCACTTATCTTCTCCGCTTCATCCATTGCAGCATCTCTTTTACTCTCCAAAGAACCTACATTTTGGCTTTTCTCCGCAACTAGCCCCCCATTTTCAAATTTTATAATATCATTACCGATCATCATCTCCACGAGCTTATCCTCATTTGTGGATTTTATTACACTTCCACCGTTATCAGCAACTGTTTCCCCAAGTTGCTCCTCATTTTTACCGACCATCATCGCCACAAACTTCTCATTTTTTGATTCTGTTGCACTTGCATCATTATCAGCCACCGTCTTCGCAAGCTGCTCCTCTCTTTTGCTTTCTTCGACACCCTTATCAACAGCAGTCTCATTCATGACTTCCAAGGTTGTGCAAGGTTGAAGAAGCTGTTGATCTTTTTCTGCATCAACCAATAACTTTGTGGTAGTAACATCTGTTTCAGCAACCATCACATTATCCCTACTTTTTTTGTTTCTCTTAGCAATCTTCCTGTTCTGTCTTGCTTCTCTGGCCTTGTGCTTCTTACCGTTCAAATGAGCATTCAAGCCACTCTCACTCGTGGCCTTAATTTCACACAGTGCACAACTCCACTCCTCCTTCGATTTTTTCTTTGAACTAAATGCAAGAGGTTCAATTTCAGAAACAAGAGGTGTCGTTGCTTTTCGCTTTGCATTAAAGAGATTGGGATCCGGCTTAGCCTACATTGAGATACTCAAATAAAACATCAATTCAAGTATGTTCATAACAGATTATTCCGACAATCAACACACTTCCATTTAATATACCCCTAAAATGACATTTTAAGCTTATGCTATTTTCTTTCTCAACAACAAATAATCTTACACACAATATGAATAAAATAAGTCCCTTTAATCTCAACATGTTATTTCCTTTCTCATTGTAGAACACAACAAAGGTTACTTCTGTTCACCAATTGATTGTTTCATTGTTCTTTTACATAGAACAACACATGAAAAGAAACCCATTTATATGATTTTAATACTTagttatatacacacaaaaatGTTATCAAACATCCATTTGAGACTCGCCGCAATGGTAAATACCGGCCACTATGGCGGATATACATGGCAGTTTTGAGACTCGCCGCAATGGTAAATATCGGCCGCTATTGCGGGTTTTTCCCGCCATAATCCGCAAAGCAGCCGGTATGGCAGGATTTTGGCTCTCCGCCGCCATCCACCATCGACAACACTGAAGTTCACGAAATTAATGAAGCCTTGAATTGGATTAACAAGTATATCAAGATTTATAACTAATTAATCATTTACGGAACTTTATTAACCAAAAATTTAAACGCGATTAACCTTGATTTTCAAGTGTTCAAACTTACCTATAGCTAGAACACTTGCATTCGTAGTTAATAATGTTTAGATTTGTAGCTAATTAAGTTCAGTTTATGATTGATAACTTATCTAATCTTGATATAGTCATTAACCCATTTTTAAATTGCAATGTAACAGTGTTATTCAACAATACAATAAAATCAATGAATCAACTAGTAATATAATACAACACAAGTGAATGGTTGATAACGGAAAAGGTTATGAAACTGACCAACACTATAACTTTGCCCTTGTCACTGATCTCCGGAGAAGGGTTGATTTCGGCAGGCGGCAAAATTGACGGTGGTTCAGCAGCAGGGTTCATCACAGATGAATTCGACCAATGAGACATTAGTCCCTGAATACTCATGAGTGGCCTCTGTATTGAAATCCCGAATTCTTTCTCCATTGCAAGCTCCCTTCTCACTTCCTCCTCCAACTCACTTCGCCGCAAAATTTCTCTACGGATTAGCTCTTTCTCAATCTCCCGTCGCAATGCCGCCTCGCCGGATAATGGCATTCGGAAGCCAGAAAAACTTCCTTCCACTGAAAATGAACAACTATAAATATCACATATTGTTTTCTCAGTTTTAAAAGCGTGCTGTTGAAGTAAAAGAGGGTTTTCGATTGGCCTACTCTGAAGTGATCGATCAGGGAGAGAATGCAACGACGTAGTTGGTGGTTCTTTATTGTCGACGGCACGGAATTTGAATTCCATTGAAGAAATTGAAAAAGCAAAAGGAAAAAGAGTGTGGTTTGGGGAATAAAAGTCACGCCATATGAAGCAAAAGCAGAGGGCAGGCAGAACTCTGTTTTAGGTGTATTTGAGGAAACCTAAAGGGAGTTGTTTAAAAATTACTATGAAACAGGAGGAAAGAAACGCTCTAACCTATGAGAAAGCGTTTCTGATTTTACTACAAAAACGTATCATAAATATATAGAGTGAGACACAGGGGAATGACGTGTCTGCATAAAGTCAATCCCATTCGTAATCACCTATTTTCATGATTAAGTATTTTAGTTTGTTTTATACTGTTTTCATAATAAATACTCATTATTTTATATGAAACAAACTAGCACATTCGtaataaataatttttatttatttatgataAATGGAATTGAATTACAATATAAAACAAGACAAACTAGCACATAAAAGTTTAACATTACGAAgaataaaattaataaaaattgTTAATGGAAGAGATCAAATAGAGTAACGGAAGTGAAGGTAAAAGATTAATTTGTAAAACTGGCATTAACCGATATGCGGACTGTCTAGGAATTAAGTGTTCGAGGACAATCCAAAcagctcttggttcacaaggtgactCAAGATGGAACACAAAGTGATAGTGTACTTGGCTCAAAGATAGATGATATATCACATagagtgaatgaaggtagaatatgaatgaATCATGGAGATGAACGGAATAAATGCCCTAAGGCAGgaataataaataagtatgcttgcggaggattcgaaccctcgtgcctacgtatttTTATCGTACAATGAGAAAATCATAACAATCATAATTCAGCCTACTACGACTGAAAACAAAGAGAGAATTTGATAGGATTACGTAGAGGCACAACATATTGTTTTAACATGCAAGAGTGACATTAACCAATGATGATAATCAACCACAAGGACAAATGAGATatagccagagtctgaactccacAGGGCAAGATAGGATGAATGTTATAGTCTGAACTAAGTGCAAGGCAAGGAATGGATTTCCAGAGTTTAAACTCAAAAGGGATAAATGAGATATAATATCAATCTGAACTTCAAGTCACTGTCACAGGTTGCCAGAGTCTGAATTCCATGGGCTGAATGCCAAGGTATGTACCTTATAGGCAGAGGAATAAAGTCAGAGTCTGAACTCCATAGGCTAAAAGCAGTTGACAAAGTCTGCACCTTGAAGGCAAGCAGTGAAGTACGCCATAGTCTAAACTGATAGGCAATTCCTGAAGCAATTGATTGAGAAACGGGTATGTGACCCCAAGATACTGATCCCAAGAAATCTATGAACATCCAGGAGGAGAGTTTGATACTGAAGGAGGATTGATGTGCAATGATGCTTCACTATTGAAGTGTTGAATGATTAATGCTTGTTTGAAGACTTGTCAATCAAGTTGCACCAAAGTCTATGAGCAAAGgcgaataccttgagcaactgggtcattcgtcccgtacccaagaatattctagacaaggataggaatTCCCCACTCTCATCATTCTATGTTTCTTAAGGCTCATAGCGTGCAACTCAAATCAAAATTAACAAGTTGCTAACAAGAGATCCTTCGTGTTGATCTTATTGATGTTGTGCCACTGGTTGTAGAAGGAGACTCGACAATCATGTAATTCaaattatgctaaagtctatgaataaaggtgaatatGATGAGCCACGGGCCAAACGTCCCACATCCAAAGATATCTaaaatgagtgtaggaaagctccattaTCATCctttctctattgcttaaggctcgtgccacacactttgaattatgattgatgagttaatgGTGTA includes:
- the LOC127138446 gene encoding uncharacterized protein LOC127138446, which produces MEFKFRAVDNKEPPTTSLHSLPDRSLQMEGSFSGFRMPLSGEAALRREIEKELIRREILRRSELEEEVRRELAMEKEFGISIQRPLMSIQGLMSHWSNSSVMNPAAEPPSILPPAEINPSPEISDKGKVIVLAKPDPNLFNAKRKATTPLVSEIEPLAFSSKKKSKEEWSCALCEIKATSESGLNAHLNGKKHKAREARQNRKIAKRNKKSRDNVMVAETDVTTTKLLVDAEKDQQLLQPCTTLEVMNETAVDKGVEESKREEQLAKTVADNDASATESKNEKFVAMMVGKNEEQLGETVADNGGSVIKSTNEDKLVEMMIGNDIIKFENGGLVAEKSQNVGSLESKRDAAMDEAEKISALTKRRKVEPLWCEICEISTFSKAVMEGHVKGKKHIKKMNKFGQNNVSPPSTSSVSQKAPPMLIKDA